A single genomic interval of Primulina tabacum isolate GXHZ01 unplaced genomic scaffold, ASM2559414v2 Contig962, whole genome shotgun sequence harbors:
- the LOC142535349 gene encoding 2S seed storage albumin protein-like, translating into MATNLALAAALLVAMVSLAAANTYTTTVSTTTIDDEDNQGRQECQQQVQGRQFRSCQRYFQQGREGGRFDSVDGELLLALNRGKQSGSLKECCNELRNVNEDCRCEAIGQVVKEQQQGGRGYQGEEIQEVYEKARELPRRCQFTRPQQCQLNAVFV; encoded by the coding sequence ATGGCGACGAATCTTGCACTCGCGGCAGCTCTCCTTGTGGCTATGGTATCCCTGGCCGCGGCCAACACCTACACCACCACTGTCAGCACCACCACCATCGATGATGAAGACAACCAAGGGCGGCAGGAGTGCCAACAGCAGGTGCAGGGCCGCCAGTTCCGCTCCTGCCAAAGGTACTTCCAACAAGGAAGGGAAGGAGGCCGATTCGACTCCGTAGATGGAGAACTCCTCCTGGCCTTGAACCGCGGCAAGCAGAGCGGATCCCTGAAGGAGTGCTGCAATGAACTCCGGAATGTGAACGAGGATTGCCGCTGCGAAGCCATCGGGCAGGTGGTGAAGGAGCAACAGCAAGGGGGGCGCGGCTATCAAGGCGAGGAAATCCAGGAGGTGTACGAGAAAGCAAGAGAACTTCCCCGCAGATGCCAGTTCACGCGCCCTCAGCAATGCCAATTGAACGCTGTGTTTGTGTAG